The proteins below come from a single Miscanthus floridulus cultivar M001 chromosome 1, ASM1932011v1, whole genome shotgun sequence genomic window:
- the LOC136471939 gene encoding tau-cadinol synthase-like, giving the protein MAASNTTAAEARTVDPSVWGDFFIDYVPKPMQMLEGSMRERVNQLRKEVCGLFEACSDSNAVHQMSLVDTLQHLSIDHLFQEQIDATLRSIHGCGGFSSLHEVALRFRLLRTHGLWVSPDELISKFRGDDGSFRTEITNDHRGLLSLYNAAHLLTHGEVELEEAIPFARHHLGLGLLTSSLRAPLAGQVTRALKLPLPRTLKRLEALDYMSEYTQEQTYNPSILELAKLDFNLLQRLHLKELKAISQWWKDIYQEVELNYMRDRVVECFFWCYTVYYEQDLSRARTMLTKIFALITVVDDTFDDHATLDESGKLAEALRRWDDSAVSMLPEYLRKFYLRLLRNFEDFEDELQPNERYRVAYTREAFQMSSESYLQESEWFHHNCKPSFKEHVKVSTVSVGPQLGATGMLMGMGDEATRDAFEWALRGDTAVMIFGRIARFLNDIASFNSGKSKNDVATSVECYMNEYNVTSEVAMTEIGYLIEDGWKTANRARFEHPELLPAVQRLINLTVCMPFMYRGKKDAHTSGKDMETIERLFINPIPL; this is encoded by the exons ATGGCTGCCAGCAACACCACCGCTGCTGAGGCGAGGACTGTTGACCCCTCAGTGTGGGGTGACTTCTTCATCGACTACGTCCCTAAACCGATGCAG ATGTTGGAGGGAAGCATGAGGGAGAGGGTCAATCAATTGAGGAAGGAGGTGTGTGGACTGTTTGAGGCTTGCAGCGACAGCAACGCGGTGCACCAGATGAGCCTTGTGGACACCCTCCAGCATCTGAGTATTGATCATCTCTTCCAGGAGCAGATTGATGCCACACTACGCAGCATCCATGGCTGTGGAGGATTCAGTAGCCTCCATGAAGTTGCCCTGCGATTTCGCCTCCTTAGGACCCATGGTCTTTGGGTTTCTCCAG ACGAATTGATCAGCAAGTTCAGAGGCGATGATGGAAGCTTCCGTACAGAAATAACGAATGATCATAGAGGCTTGTTAAGCTTATACAATGCAGCTCACCTTTTAACGCACGGAGAGGTGGAACTTGAAGAAGCAATTCCATTTGCAAGGCATCATCTGGGACTGGGATTATTAACAAGTAGCCTCAGGGCCCCATTAGCTGGTCAAGTAACCCGGGCCCTTAAGCTACCATTGCCAAGGACACTGAAGAGATTGGAGGCCCTAGATTATATGTCCGAATACACTCAAGAGCAAACATACAATCCCTCCATACTAGAGCTTGCAAAGCTGGATTTTAACCTACTTCAACGTCTTCACCTGAAAGAGCTCAAAGCCATTTCCCA ATGGTGGAAGGATATTTACCAAGAAGTGGAACTAAACTACATGCGTGATCGCGTGGTTGAGTGTTTCTTCTGGTGCTACACCGTATACTACGAGCAAGATCTCTCGCGGGCTCGGACAATGCTTACCAAGATTTTTGCACTTATTACCGTGGTAGATGACACATTTGATGACCATGCTACCTTAGATGAGTCTGGTAAGCTCGCTGAAGCTTTAAGAAG ATGGGACGATAGTGCAGTTTCTATGTTACCCGAGTACCTGAGGAAGTTCTACCTAAGGCTGTTACGAAACTTTGAAGATTTTGAGGATGAACTGCAACCAAATGAGAGGTACCGTGTGGCTTACACCAGGGAAGCG TTTCAGATGTCGTCTGAAAGTTATCTCCAGGAAAGCGAATGGTTTCATCATAATTGCAAACCATCTTTTAAAGAACACGTGAAGGTGTCTACGGTATCAGTCGGACCTCAATTAGGAGCTACCGGGATGCTAATGGGAATGGGTGATGAAGCAACCAGAGATGCATTTGAGTGGGCACTGAGGGGAGACACTGCTGTTATGATCTTCGGGCGGATAGCCCGTTTCTTGAACGACATAGCTTCATTCAAT AGTGGGAAGAGCAAGAATGATGTAGCAACTTCCGTGGAGTGCTACATGAACGAGTACAATGTAACAAGTGAGGTAGCCATGACTGAGATAGGCTACCTAATCGAGGATGGATGGAAGACAGCAAACAGAGCTCGATTTGAGCATCCTGAGCTACTTCCAGCGGTGCAGCGACTCATCAACCTGACAGTGTGCATGCCGTTCATGTACCGTGGTAAAAAGGACGCACACACAAGCGGCAAGGATATGGAGACGATTGAGCGCCTTTTCATCAATCCAATACCCCTCTAG